The sequence aaactaaaaagtaGTGTAACATCTAAAAACAATCAACTAATTTAAACTAGtgtaaaatctaaaaacaattAACCTCTCCATCTTTCCGCCGTTGTCACATACTGAAAAGGGGTTAACAACCAATTTCCAACTTCTGGTTTCTTGAGAAATCAATGGTggattgtttttaaaaatcaaaatcccaaatcttcttcttcatttccgGTGGTTGAGAAGATACCTTATGATTGAGTTTCAGTATATTTTAgccatttaaaatatatgttaattttttattcGTTACATTtgtaaaaaagtatttttaaataaaaagtttgtattacattttatatatgaattattGTTATACTGACATGTATATGCTTGATCATGATCATTTTACATCTTATGGCCATCttacattctttttttctttctcaagaACATGGATTATGACAACATGCATTACATCTTGTTATCTTCACTTCAAGTTCTATGAATTTCAAGTGCATTTCAACTTTTCATGCATTGCATCTTGTCATCTTCACTTCAAGTTCTATGGATTCCAAGTGCATTTCAACTTTTCAAGCTCTTGAGCTTGTCATCTTCACTTTTAAGTTAACAATTAAATGTTGATCTTGACCATTTTCGCTAATATGGATTCTCTGTCACGTTCaaacaattaataattaaatgttGATCTTGACCATTTTCGCTAATATTgacattttcttataaataggAGTAATGCTTTTTGACAATTAGAAGTAATGATTTTGACAATGTATTCGTGTTAGTAATTTTCGACATATTTTAGtgatatcccctatatattatttgaaaagcattataacatttttttgtagccacatgtcatcactagaatgattcttagaatttttagaaatatattggtccatctaaatatataataagttttttattaaactaaccataaatacactattaatgtgcttcattattttcttaaataaaatcaCGGAATTTCTTAATatgactaaagtatatatgacaattaatgattttgaataataaagatttgataaaaaataagtgtatcttatattatatttgtttaattttaaactataaaaataaattaaacaaccatagtAACCTtataataaacatttaaaaattctttatatgttatatttgtggtctatggtttaaaatttttgttatgacatgatacaaatgattaaaaaatcatataagttgaagtatcatttaataagtattaaaaataaaagatatatatatatatatatatatatatatatatatatatatatatatatcattttaaattaaactttatgccataaaaatatataaatatcttaatttttaattttactttgatcaattttttgataaaaaatttgaaaatatattgacaacttaattttaaaaaatattataaattacttaaccTATTAATCctacagtgaaaattttgttatcagtaattttaattttttactataacatatacaaatgataagaaaaatatatgagcaaaaaacattatttcataaatattaatattaaaatatactatatatatgttactatcatttaaatttaattatataccatatcaaatagaaaaaatattttttggattaataaaatttatttatatgtttgcaccaatttaattatataagtaatagttaatgaatttttaattattcaatatatatttattatttcataatatgttagaaacatataatatatgaaataatttttatatataatgtttgtcccgcgcaaggcgcgggtcttaatcTAGTTGTAAACTAAAATGGTAAAACTAATATATCCTTAAACTCTAAGTTATATATTAGatgggtgcgatcataccatcTCTAATGCACTTGAGCGAGAATAATACTAGGAAGATTGATTTTTCGGGAAGTTTTCTTGTTGtacatctttttattttaatttaacatTTACATCAAAAAAAGTTATGTATTAGATTTGCTTTATTGACCAAAACTTTATCTTTGAATTCTAAAATCGTGTCATCATTTGACTAGACAGCATATTAGTGTACAAAAACTTTACATTACACTAAAGAACCCTACTAAGTATGGCCTGTAAAATGCCTAACATTCGGTATTCTAACCTTCTAAaatgattatatttatatagtttcaTAAATCCAGAGATGCATAAGATAGATAAGATACATCTCGATTCATATCcattgttttgttattttgtaaATCTTATcgtttttattttcaaactttttCGACAATgttacataaaaacataaattttggAATAATGATTAACGAACAAAGGGTGAGTAAAGGCAACACGTATCTTCGATAATATAATACCATATAAATACTTGTACTTTAAGAAGAGAAAATGATGTTTAGTTCAAAGAAAACGGCGGTGGTGTAAGCAAGAGAATTCGATGGAACATTCAGCGCAAACCAATGAGAAACTTTCGGCTTTGGTCTTTGACAAATTGACATGCTATCCAAAATCCATTTTTCATAGTATAATAACCGTATGGATTATCTCAAATCAAAtcaatataaaatacatatatgataaTGCACCTATAGTAACAAATTGTGATGTTCCAACTTATCAAAACTactaaaagaagaaaacaagacTTAGCTACAATGGTCTTCACCTCTTTTGATGATGAATATTAGGATTGGACATAAACTAAATAGTAAACCCCATAGCAAACTAAAGTGAACTTTTAAAAGATGATATTCAAGCAAGCAAAACTAAATCAGAGTAAAATATATGAAAGAGATATAAACTACATAAGCCAAATTCATATACTGACATAATCTTTTTGATAAATTCAACTCAAAATGATCTAAACGACAGTTAAGTTATTTGATATAGACTTCGTTTGGATTTTATAAtgagaatttgtactccctacacaccacttttcctctatttgcactccataccctaTATCCCTCTAATTTTCTTCCCCcaacattaccattttcccccccattcaatgatatcctacatttgttagtatatttagctaatttacTCTTTTATAATTTATGTTCAACCCGAGTATGAATTGAATGTGATTTCTACAGAGATATAGTCTTTTGGCATTGATTTCATAAGTTTTTTAGAGGATAGACAATCTGATTTTCAAACTTATTATTTCGGATTTTGAAACAAAAGCACAgacgaatatatatatagtaggattataactatatacttttattttaccaaaaaaaaagtatatacttttatatacacaaatatgCGCGTGGAATTTTTAGAAAATCAAAAGAACAAAGTTAATAACATGACAAAGTCACAAGATACCGAGGATGGAAATAAATGAGACCGTCTTTTTGGGGTGACTTTAGTATCGGAGATTGACTTTTGATGGTGCCTTGGATATCTTCTagtattgttttatttatttacatttcCCAGTCTTGGTTAGATGTTAATACGATGCCTTGGATATCTAATGCATAGTTTCTAAACAAAATACACATTTTATTGTATAAAGCACAATATGCGCAATACAAAATCGTATTATTCTTGAAAGAAACACTTTTGTAATGACATATGTACTCGACATAAGgtataaacaaatttaataattttttttcacatGAGTCTtcaatttttataaagttatatcTGCTCTCTTAATTTCTTTAAGAGCGAACATATATATCATATCCCCTGTATTCTAAATGAAAAGATTCCTCAAGATTTACTCATTAAGCAACttattataatacaaaatatGTCAATATTAGATATTTTGTTTCACTGAATATGATTTTCTCTCGAACGTCCTtcataaaaaatatgattttcgcCATGAGATTTGTGTgtttctgtaaaaaaaaaaaattatgatggtTGACACCCTGTAATAGACACTACAAATTCAATATTCTCCACCTACTGAATGGGTTCTAATTAATGGCTGTGAAGGTTTTTGCTTTATATTTGTCCCCTCCTTTTCTCCTATCCTCAACTCATTTCTCCTCTCTTTTCAACCATACTTAATGCACTTCCTTATCAGTTTCCTCTATAGTATAAAGAGACTACGCTCCCATAAATCTATGCACACACGACACACCCCCGCGCCTATTACATACCTCACACAGTCACACCGATAGCATCTAAGTAGTTTAGCCGTGTATTAGGAGAATGACTTTGACAAACACAAGAACTTATTACATTATTAGTTTTTTGGACGATTTACATTATTAGTTAACTTTCATAAAATACCAACTAATGTCACTAAGTAGAATCCTTCCTGTGTTCAAAATGTATTTTGGGTACATTGATAGAAAAGAGTTATATCATACATGAATCATTTAAATTAGAACGcgataatttataatataataagaGATACCTTCcaaattttctattttacatAAACTATCTAGTTTATCTTTGGATTTGAAATTTTGGTTTTACataaatttatgtaatatttttttttcctctatagCAGTGGTTAGAAGTTGGTGAACCAACATTCTATGACTGTATATTAAATTCCATTGAGAAGAGTTATTACTTGTGAGACGAAGAGAAAATCCAAAACAATGTGTAATTCTTAATCATAAAATACACTTGATGATGATACGATCATGAATCGTGACAATCAACTGTTTAGGCATTACTACTGAACTgtaatttagaaaattttgcaAGTGAAGGCCGTAATTATGGAATGTATgacttatattttgaaaatatcaaCTTCTGAAATTGCTTGAAAGTTGAAACAAACTAAATAAGtagctaattttttttaagtagatagttttaataaacataagaagtaaataaataagtaaaacctAGCCAAGTCAACATGAATttctttaaatcaattttttaaaatatgtataagcCTATAAGGCATGCATGCATTGATAAATTTCCAGCAACTCCAACGGCTTAAATCTTACAAGTTTCaatctatttttgttttcttcttttttggacATATAACATTTAATGAGCGCTAACTATAATACAAAGTCATTTTCTTGTGAGAACAAAGCATTCATGGAATGAAATTGTGTTGGAACTCTTTTTCTTAGGAAGAAAATATTGAAGAAAAGATCGTCTAACTGAAAATTCATATCTTAGCcttgttattttgaaaaatgtttTTGAGCGAGTCATATAACTAAAAGCCAAAGATGATGATATTTCCTTATAGTATGTTGCCAAACATCATCAATTAAACTTTGGAAACgctaataaattatcaaaatatgaTGCCGTAATTCTAAGATATGATGTCAACTATTTACCAAAACAATGTCCCATACTGAAATGATTACAACAAAGCTAGTGGAtgtaatcaaaatcaaaatcaaaatcaaaaccaaattgAAATGTACTACTACTAGCTTGTTTAGCaacaacaatttttaatttgagaaaacaaaagtaaaagtCGCCGATCTCTAAAAAGAAtactaaaaaaacataaaaatcaaagGTCAAATTTAACTTTGGTATAATCCCAAAGTTCTCATGATGAAAGATATTGACCAAAGTACCCTTCACCCATCATTCATCTAAAAAAGGTCAAAAACTTCctcaccctctctctctctctccctccccGCAGACAAAGAAAGCTTTGCAATTTGCAAACTCATTCATTATTATTTGTACCCATCTTctcttaaccaaaaaaaaatgtctaCAGAAGCTAAGAGGTGAAGATATCTTCTCCATCCGGACATCAGACAAGCCCCCAAGTTTTGTTCTTTGTGTTTTGTTCCTGTCtgaagaagaaatgggaagcAAATGGCGAAAAGCAAAGATAGCTTTAGGTGTAAATCTGTGCCTCTACGTTCCCAAAACGCTCGAAGAAGAGTCAAGAAGATCAAACGACGCCGTTTCGCTTTCTCCGGTAACGGTTCCAAGGCCCACGACGCCGGTTCCTTCCTCCTCTGGTCTACGATTGCCTCGGTCCTTTAGCAAATCCTCATCAAAGGTTTGTTTTTTATACCCTTAAAGATTCAAAGTttcgttttttttaaatctcgTGTGTTGATAATCTATGCGTTTGATTCCATTTCATCTCTAAAGGTTGAATTTTTCCGGTCAAATTTGTTTGCTAATTTCGAAattgttttagcaaaaaaaaagttgtgaaaTTTCGTTTCGGGTCACCGTTGGATCGACGGGGAGGCAGCGAATCCAAGGGCTAATCTTTCTTGGAACCaccaaattaatttaatttaccttttaattgttatttttatctattttttaactttattaatttgtttaatctTCAACTActtctttttttctaaaaagtgtTTGGATCTTCACACACAAGTGATCTTTTTGACTAAACAAAAActcgtttatttttttttcaagggaataaaattatgaaaagaaGCTTAAAATGGAGAATGTTTCATATAATTAGATGTGGGTTTTCAACTTCTCTCACCATCAACTTTTTCTGCCAATAGATCTTGTGTTAGAGATTCATAAACTTTCAAAGTATTGACCTTTTTGAAAACTATTGGTGaaagaaaaatcttttttttttaatgtcaaataataataatgcctTGGGGCTAATGAGGATCAGTAGATGAAAATGTAGACTGATTAGTGAAGACTAGGATGGGTGAAGGTCTCTCCTTCAAACCAACTTTATCTTATAATTCGAACCACTATATACTCATCAAGATTTTGACAATACGTAACTGCTCTAAGATAGTAAGATTGGGTTCTGTCTTTGTCCCTGGTTTATAGTGCCTCTTGTTCTGTCTTTCTCCattatttattgataaaaatgAGCAATTTGCTGTGATGTAATTATCAACTCTCCCAAATGGAGCCACTATGGGGTATAAAGTTTTTGGTGAATAGTCAAGTGCACTTCTAAGgaccaatctttttttttttgcattcaaCTTTTCAATTATTGTTGAAAGATACCCTTCTTAGTGCTCTAAATCTACTGCTATTACTCTGATATTATCCTTACTATAAACTAAACTGTAAATTTTAACCTTTAAATTAGATAACTAGAGACATAAGCATCTGGTTTgaagttcacattttcttttaACTTTGCTTTTGCATTATTGTTATTTCAACTTTGATCTTTATGGGTTGAATTTGCCTAAAAAGCTTTTAATTACTGATTTGGTTAATACTGTTCCTTAACTTTATAAAGCTGTGTCCCTTGTCTTTTCCTCTCTTTTGTCTATTGTTCTTTTAATTGTTTGACCTCTTAGATTCCATATTCTAACAAagaaaccattttttttcttggtcCAATCTTATTAAACGGTCAAACTACTAAACCTATAATGGTTAAACTCAAACACAAGTCTCTTTGACCTTTTTCTTAGATTATGGTAAATGGAAAGATTCCATTTTGCTCTTCTTTTTATGCATCATTCAACAATAATAGAGCCTCATAGTAACAGAAACAAATGTGTCAGAAAGACTATGACATGACTCACTCATGTCAGTGTTTCATTAGATTCTTTGTAATTACAACAATGACCCTTCTCACTCTGTATCACTTTAACTAAGAATCTTTATCCATATATCTGCAGAAAACGTGTGCAATATGTTTAACGGCGATGAAAGCTGGACAAGGCCACGCCATCTTCACAGCGGAGTGCTCACACTCGTTTCATTTCCACTGCATCACCACCAACGTCAAACACGGCAACCAGATATGTCCTGTCTGCCGCGCCAAATGGAACGAGGTCCCTCTTCAGAGCCCTAACGCTAAGTCCAAGTCCCCTGTAAAACCCATAATTAGACCAAGAGATGATGCTTGGATGACACTACCACCGCGCAGGTCTGCTCAAAACCAACCTTCTCCACGTCCAAGACCCGTATCATCGATCTTCAACACCGAGCCAGCTGTTTTCAACGACGACGAGGCTCTGGAACATCAAAAGATACAAAACCGTACTGCTGAAACCGAGACTGGTGTTACAGGGAAGTTAGAAGTTAAAACGTATACAGAAGTCTCAGAAGTGTTGAGATCGGTTTCGTTTAAAGACTTCGCTGTACTCATCAACCTAAAAGCTCCTTCCGCTGCAAAGTCCTCCTCACGCGCGCCCGTTGATCTAGTGACGGTTCTTGACGTGAGCGGAAGCATGGCGGGAACAAAGCTAGCTTTGCTGAAACGAGCGATGGGGTTCGTGATACAGAACCTCGGCCCGTTCGACCGTCTCTCGGTTATCTCCTTCTCCTCAACATCGCGCCGCAGCTTCCCTCTCCGTCTAATGAACGAGACCGGTAAGCAAGAGGCCCTGCAGGCGGTTAACTCTTTAGTCTCTAACGGAGGGACTAACATAGCCGAAGGGTTGAAGAAAGGCGCCAAGGTTCTGATCGACCGTAGATTCAAGAACTCGGTGTCTAGCATTGTTCTCTTATCAGACGGTCAAGATACATACACCATGAGTACTAGTCCCAACGGTAAAGGGGCTGATTACAAAACGCTTCTTCCTAAGGAAGTAAACCGGATCCCGGTTCACGCGTTTGGGTTTGGCGCTGACCATGACGCTTCTTTGATGCATTCCATTGCTGAGAACTCTGGAGGGACGTTTTCTTTTATAGAGTCTGAGACTGTTATACAAGACGCATTTGCGCAGTGCATTGGTGGACTTCTCAGCGTGGTGGTGCAAGAGCTGAGGGTTGAGATTGAGTGTGTTCATCCTGTGTTGAGGATTGGTTCGGTTAAAGCTGGAAGCTACCGGTTTGATTCGAGTACGGGGACTATAGGAGTTGGTGATCTCTACGCTGAGGAAGAGAGGAACTTCTTGGTGAATCTTGATGTTCCTGTTGTCAACGGCGTCGTTTCGGATCCTATGTCGTTGCTTAAGGTTAGATGTGTTTATAGAGATCCGGTGACGAAAGAGACTGTTGATTTGAGTGATGCTAGTGAAGTGAAGATTCTCAGACCGGTTGTGATGTCGGAAGGGAGTGCTGTTGTCTCGGTTGAAGTTGATAGACAGAGAATAAGGTTACGTGCGGCGGAAGCAATCTCTGAAGCTAGGGTTTTAGCTGAGAGAGGTGATTTAACTGAAGCTGTTTCGGTTCTTGAGACTTGTCGTGGGGTTTTGTCGGAGTCTGTGTCGGGGAAAGCAGGAGATCCGTTGTGTGTGTCTTTGTGTGCTGAGCTGAAGGAGACGCAGGAGAGAATGGCGAGCAGACAAGTGTACGAGACTTCGGGTAGGGCTTACGTGCTCGCTGGTCTGAGCTCGCACTCGTGGCAGAGAGCCACGGCGAGAGGTGACATGAGTGATACCACGACAATGAGTTACCAGACGCGGTCGATGGTGGATATGGTGAATCTTTCTCAGACCATGAACTTTGGTTCCCCTTTGGCTAGTTCTAAGGCGAACTCGAGTTCGAATCCGAATCCACCGGCTAGGAGGAAACTTCGGCAGGCTCTTACTTTTCCAGCGAGGCCAAGAGCTAGGTGATTGCTTGTGGGAAGGGGTTTGAACattgtggttttttttttgcttagtatgatttttattttgcaaTTGGGAGGGGTAGTTTATGTTTAATTTCTCAATTTTGGGGGT comes from Brassica rapa cultivar Chiifu-401-42 chromosome A02, CAAS_Brap_v3.01, whole genome shotgun sequence and encodes:
- the LOC103851487 gene encoding E3 ubiquitin-protein ligase WAV3 produces the protein MGSKWRKAKIALGVNLCLYVPKTLEEESRRSNDAVSLSPVTVPRPTTPVPSSSGLRLPRSFSKSSSKKTCAICLTAMKAGQGHAIFTAECSHSFHFHCITTNVKHGNQICPVCRAKWNEVPLQSPNAKSKSPVKPIIRPRDDAWMTLPPRRSAQNQPSPRPRPVSSIFNTEPAVFNDDEALEHQKIQNRTAETETGVTGKLEVKTYTEVSEVLRSVSFKDFAVLINLKAPSAAKSSSRAPVDLVTVLDVSGSMAGTKLALLKRAMGFVIQNLGPFDRLSVISFSSTSRRSFPLRLMNETGKQEALQAVNSLVSNGGTNIAEGLKKGAKVLIDRRFKNSVSSIVLLSDGQDTYTMSTSPNGKGADYKTLLPKEVNRIPVHAFGFGADHDASLMHSIAENSGGTFSFIESETVIQDAFAQCIGGLLSVVVQELRVEIECVHPVLRIGSVKAGSYRFDSSTGTIGVGDLYAEEERNFLVNLDVPVVNGVVSDPMSLLKVRCVYRDPVTKETVDLSDASEVKILRPVVMSEGSAVVSVEVDRQRIRLRAAEAISEARVLAERGDLTEAVSVLETCRGVLSESVSGKAGDPLCVSLCAELKETQERMASRQVYETSGRAYVLAGLSSHSWQRATARGDMSDTTTMSYQTRSMVDMVNLSQTMNFGSPLASSKANSSSNPNPPARRKLRQALTFPARPRAR